The following proteins are encoded in a genomic region of Natrinema sp. DC36:
- a CDS encoding oligosaccharide flippase family protein, translated as MSAGEADFGVEISKGVLAKFVMAAIGFLGSIIFARTLGPSGYGTFYVVITLVNVLDNPVTGWGVACKKRISERGFPTAEALGSGLLGAAVLSIVLIPLMFLFQQYTGIYDLSGLLAPFSVLFIAICFFAVTNRILSARSNFSAAEWADTLRSLFTTPLQLVFVLLGFGTAGMVYGLAVATVLTVPYILYRIGVRPARPSRESLANITSYAKYSIPNGFIGTTQSRVDILLLGALLSSATVGEYQVSMQLTMVGTFIGGVASMGLMARVSDHWSRDKPDAIIDDVTNSLGYASVLAIPIFFGAAAMPNDLLVTVFGPQYSGIGLVLIGLAFFRVLNMQSSQLASTIAGLDRPDINTRIGLIVLILNVGLGYTLLLKYGILGIVAATVISEVVRYTALSYTIKQYFLDISLFTQPLRHQLLAGATMFVLVDRLHGITGVSWWGELLVLIGLGGLVYFVSLIAISESFRITVRGVLSDALSD; from the coding sequence ATGAGTGCGGGAGAGGCGGACTTCGGCGTTGAGATTTCGAAAGGCGTCCTCGCGAAGTTCGTCATGGCCGCCATCGGATTTCTTGGATCGATTATTTTCGCTCGCACACTCGGGCCAAGCGGCTATGGGACGTTCTACGTCGTTATCACCCTTGTTAACGTTCTTGATAATCCCGTAACTGGCTGGGGTGTCGCGTGTAAGAAGCGTATCTCCGAAAGAGGATTCCCGACTGCAGAAGCACTCGGTTCTGGGCTCCTCGGCGCGGCAGTACTTTCAATAGTCCTCATTCCTCTTATGTTTTTGTTCCAGCAGTACACGGGAATCTACGATCTATCAGGGTTACTTGCTCCCTTTAGTGTGCTCTTCATAGCCATCTGTTTTTTTGCAGTGACGAATCGGATTCTCTCAGCACGGTCCAACTTCTCGGCCGCTGAATGGGCCGATACTCTTCGATCATTGTTTACGACGCCACTTCAGTTAGTATTCGTCCTTCTGGGCTTCGGGACCGCTGGAATGGTATACGGATTGGCAGTTGCGACGGTTCTGACTGTCCCTTACATCTTGTATCGTATCGGCGTGCGACCTGCACGACCGTCTCGGGAGTCATTGGCCAATATCACGTCGTACGCGAAATACAGCATTCCAAACGGATTCATCGGAACTACGCAATCACGGGTGGACATTCTTCTCCTTGGTGCACTACTCTCCTCGGCAACAGTCGGGGAGTATCAAGTCTCGATGCAGCTCACGATGGTAGGAACGTTCATCGGTGGGGTCGCATCGATGGGACTGATGGCACGAGTGAGCGACCACTGGAGCCGTGACAAGCCTGACGCGATAATTGACGATGTCACTAACTCACTCGGCTACGCGAGTGTCCTTGCCATCCCGATTTTCTTCGGCGCTGCTGCAATGCCGAATGACCTCCTTGTGACAGTGTTCGGACCACAGTACTCCGGTATTGGCCTCGTTCTTATCGGATTAGCGTTCTTCCGCGTGCTGAACATGCAATCGTCGCAGTTAGCATCGACAATCGCTGGCCTAGATCGGCCAGATATCAATACGCGAATTGGATTGATTGTCCTCATCCTGAACGTTGGTCTCGGCTACACTCTACTGCTCAAATACGGGATCCTGGGTATCGTTGCCGCGACGGTTATCTCTGAAGTCGTAAGGTACACGGCGCTTTCATACACGATTAAACAGTATTTTCTGGACATCTCCCTGTTCACCCAGCCGTTACGACACCAACTGCTTGCTGGTGCCACAATGTTCGTTCTCGTTGACCGGCTGCACGGTATTACTGGAGTTTCATGGTGGGGAGAACTGCTGGTTCTTATCGGTCTCGGTGGACTCGTCTACTTTGTGAGTCTCATAGCGATTAGTGAGTCATTCCGAATCACTGTCAGGGGTGTTCTTTCGGACGCGTTGTCGGATTAA
- a CDS encoding oligosaccharyl transferase, archaeosortase A system-associated: MSTDTERVEDGTETSVLESFRDWYHLPVIGVVMLFMVWLRTQSYDRFVTEDGTPALAGVDSWYHWRTINWTAENYPHTMPYEVWTGFPTGTYVGQFGTLFDQLIVTVAMIVGLGDPSQQTLYTVSLLSIPVMAALVAIPVFYAGRRLGGTIGGIVSVLVLALAKGQFLSRSTVGQLDHHVGEVLFMAIAVLAMMVALTVAEREKPIYELVVDRDWDGLRRPAIYSALAGLALTLYIWVWPSAILLIGIFAIFFTVQLCLDYLRGVSPDHVAFVGAVSLGVTALLTILLMEQPGSTGSTNFGLLQPLSAVLVAAGCVFMAWLAREWNNRGLERQYYPVAIGGLIVATFVVMWLAVPSLFDSIIGNATRRMLPFGGTATDLTIAEAQPPEDFFNRVFTEFGSAFYTMLAGLAFLAIRPLLGRKFRAEHTLVIVWTVFLISMAATQVRFMYYLTLAVAVVNAAFIAEITRLFDLDLESSLDSVRQVETYQVIVVLLVVLLLFAPLLPPLAQATAWDQGKQTGVSGSTMNWEESNHWLKENTPAPGNYGGANNADELDYYGTYTPGDGNYEYPEGAYGVMSWWDYGHLITTQAERIPHSNPFQQNARSSSAYLTAESEERAELILDAIAAGEPVADRSTEELRQATSGSDSGEDVRYVMIDNEMAGQKFSPITQWSGPDYGHYINNEEFAFGGNQTQALPTANENYDNTTLSSLYLQDAAGMEHYRLVHENDKYAIVGGMGIRGQAIPRYSLQLRGSGWTNQTRAIQQQLAQARSNNQVYQGLGNPVWDGHVVSSVKTYERVEGATITGSVDDADDIDPANATAVVAVDLETDTGRTFTYRQQASLADDGSFEVTVPYATNDELGVEDGYTDSSVEATGNYTISVFESGEQGLRQFTGETTVPEPAVVQGETVSAGGLEEVENPSGNETTGNETSGNETTGNETDDGSTDADGTNSSDEGTADNGTANAFEPVAAERAH, encoded by the coding sequence ATGAGCACCGACACCGAACGCGTCGAGGACGGGACCGAAACGTCCGTCCTCGAGTCGTTCCGAGACTGGTATCACCTCCCCGTAATCGGGGTCGTGATGCTGTTTATGGTCTGGTTGCGAACCCAGTCGTACGATCGGTTCGTCACCGAGGACGGAACGCCCGCCCTGGCGGGGGTCGACTCGTGGTATCACTGGCGGACGATCAACTGGACGGCGGAAAACTATCCGCACACGATGCCGTACGAGGTCTGGACGGGGTTCCCGACCGGCACCTACGTCGGCCAGTTCGGCACGCTGTTCGACCAGCTCATCGTCACCGTCGCCATGATCGTCGGACTCGGCGATCCGTCGCAGCAAACCCTCTATACGGTCTCGCTGCTCTCGATTCCGGTCATGGCCGCGCTCGTCGCGATCCCCGTCTTTTACGCGGGTCGGCGGCTCGGCGGCACGATCGGTGGCATCGTTTCCGTGCTCGTGCTCGCACTTGCGAAGGGGCAGTTCCTCTCTCGATCGACGGTGGGCCAACTCGACCACCACGTCGGCGAGGTCCTGTTCATGGCGATCGCGGTCCTCGCGATGATGGTCGCGCTCACCGTTGCCGAACGGGAGAAGCCGATCTACGAACTGGTCGTCGACAGGGACTGGGATGGACTCCGACGGCCCGCCATTTACAGTGCTCTCGCCGGACTCGCGCTCACGCTCTACATCTGGGTCTGGCCGTCGGCGATCCTTCTGATCGGTATCTTCGCCATCTTCTTTACCGTGCAGCTCTGTCTCGATTACCTCCGCGGTGTCTCACCGGATCACGTCGCTTTCGTGGGCGCGGTGAGCCTCGGCGTGACCGCCCTCCTGACGATATTACTCATGGAACAGCCCGGCAGCACAGGCTCGACCAACTTCGGGTTGCTCCAGCCGCTCAGCGCCGTCCTCGTGGCCGCCGGCTGTGTCTTCATGGCCTGGCTCGCACGCGAATGGAATAATCGCGGCCTCGAGCGCCAATACTACCCCGTCGCGATCGGCGGACTCATCGTCGCGACGTTCGTCGTGATGTGGCTCGCCGTCCCGAGTCTGTTCGACTCGATCATCGGGAACGCGACGCGTCGCATGCTACCGTTCGGCGGGACGGCGACGGACCTCACCATCGCCGAGGCCCAGCCGCCGGAGGACTTCTTCAACCGCGTCTTCACCGAGTTCGGGAGCGCGTTCTACACGATGCTCGCCGGGCTGGCCTTCCTCGCGATTCGGCCGCTCCTCGGTCGCAAATTCCGCGCCGAGCACACGCTGGTAATCGTCTGGACGGTGTTCCTGATCAGCATGGCCGCGACGCAGGTGCGCTTCATGTACTACCTCACGCTCGCGGTCGCGGTGGTCAACGCGGCGTTCATCGCGGAAATCACCCGCCTCTTCGACCTCGACCTCGAGAGCAGTCTCGACTCCGTCAGACAGGTCGAGACCTATCAGGTGATCGTCGTCCTGCTCGTCGTCTTGCTCCTCTTCGCACCGCTCCTGCCACCGCTCGCGCAGGCGACCGCGTGGGATCAAGGCAAACAGACCGGTGTGAGCGGGAGCACGATGAACTGGGAAGAATCGAACCACTGGCTCAAAGAGAACACGCCCGCACCGGGGAACTACGGCGGCGCGAACAACGCCGACGAACTCGACTACTACGGGACGTACACTCCGGGTGACGGTAACTACGAGTATCCGGAGGGAGCCTACGGCGTCATGTCGTGGTGGGACTACGGCCACCTGATAACGACTCAGGCCGAACGGATTCCGCACTCGAACCCGTTCCAGCAGAACGCGCGGTCGTCGTCGGCATATCTGACCGCCGAGTCCGAGGAGCGGGCGGAACTGATCCTCGACGCGATCGCTGCGGGCGAACCGGTCGCCGATCGCTCCACCGAGGAACTCCGGCAGGCGACTTCGGGCAGTGATTCGGGCGAGGATGTCCGATACGTGATGATCGACAACGAGATGGCCGGGCAGAAGTTCAGTCCGATCACGCAGTGGTCCGGACCCGACTACGGCCACTACATCAATAATGAGGAGTTCGCGTTCGGTGGGAACCAGACGCAAGCGCTGCCGACCGCCAACGAGAACTACGACAATACGACGCTCTCGTCCTTGTACCTGCAGGATGCGGCCGGGATGGAGCACTACCGGTTAGTCCACGAGAACGACAAGTACGCGATCGTCGGCGGCATGGGTATCAGGGGACAGGCCATTCCCCGCTACTCCCTGCAGCTTCGGGGCTCCGGATGGACGAACCAGACGCGGGCGATCCAACAGCAGCTAGCGCAGGCCCGTAGCAATAATCAGGTCTATCAGGGCCTCGGAAATCCGGTGTGGGACGGTCATGTCGTCTCATCGGTGAAAACCTACGAGCGCGTCGAGGGGGCGACGATCACCGGGAGCGTCGACGATGCCGACGACATCGACCCTGCTAACGCGACGGCCGTCGTAGCGGTCGATCTCGAGACAGATACCGGACGGACGTTCACGTACAGACAGCAGGCGTCGCTCGCGGACGACGGGAGCTTCGAAGTGACAGTCCCGTACGCGACCAACGACGAGCTGGGCGTCGAGGACGGCTACACCGACAGCAGCGTCGAGGCGACCGGTAACTACACCATCAGCGTCTTCGAGTCCGGCGAACAGGGACTGCGGCAGTTCACCGGAGAGACGACCGTTCCCGAGCCCGCAGTGGTTCAGGGCGAGACCGTCAGCGCCGGCGGCCTCGAGGAGGTCGAGAATCCGTCCGGCAACGAAACGACCGGGAACGAAACGTCGGGTAACGAAACCACCGGTAACGAGACCGACGACGGAAGCACGGACGCGGACGGCACCAATTCGTCTGACGAGGGGACCGCCGACAACGGGACCGCAAACGCGTTCGAGCCGGTTGCAGCAGAGCGAGCACACTAA
- a CDS encoding AAA family ATPase — MDLQERIARRRSARQGRRIVVDRDQLSPVVHRPEPVGRGPVLEQLLDALEPVFDGELPPPVAIAGPAGSGTSAIVTAMFDALNEQFGGSSRAIETTTRGGHTEPATWFVTVDGRQVESPFAFYRAVLSGLSSERVPESGVGTDDLRERLRDRLSRPDRRAVVAIDHHDEPETLGVDRVRELLAPVGDCTPVAVGRTEPDDHRGETVTVPAYRDHELVDVVTDRVSTGLAAGALDHDAVRELAGWADGNAHDALATLFGAAVLASEDEADRIEPSHLETARTDVPDDGVHVARALALSATRQRVLLALVDLDPSDRPIRELASAIAARSSLTAGTVTRFLYELADRGVIERVQLSSPGHNSGRQPSTVEPRYPTVAFRSLTAVSLDDAP, encoded by the coding sequence ATGGACCTTCAGGAGCGAATCGCACGACGGCGGTCGGCGCGGCAGGGGCGACGCATCGTCGTCGATCGCGACCAGCTCAGCCCGGTCGTCCACCGACCGGAACCGGTCGGTCGGGGCCCCGTGCTGGAGCAACTGCTCGACGCGCTCGAGCCGGTCTTCGACGGGGAGCTGCCGCCGCCGGTCGCGATCGCCGGGCCGGCGGGATCGGGCACGTCAGCGATCGTGACCGCGATGTTCGACGCGTTGAACGAGCAGTTCGGCGGCTCGAGCCGCGCGATCGAGACGACGACGAGGGGCGGACACACCGAACCGGCGACGTGGTTCGTCACCGTCGACGGCCGTCAGGTCGAGAGTCCCTTCGCGTTCTACCGAGCGGTGCTGTCGGGGCTCTCGTCGGAACGGGTGCCCGAGAGCGGCGTAGGAACCGACGACCTCCGCGAGCGCCTCCGGGACAGGCTGTCCCGTCCGGATCGGCGCGCCGTCGTCGCGATCGACCACCACGACGAGCCCGAGACGCTCGGGGTCGATCGCGTCCGCGAGCTGCTGGCACCGGTCGGGGACTGCACTCCCGTCGCGGTCGGACGGACCGAACCCGACGATCACCGGGGCGAGACGGTCACCGTCCCGGCCTACCGCGATCACGAACTCGTCGACGTCGTCACCGACCGCGTCTCGACGGGACTCGCGGCGGGCGCACTCGATCACGACGCGGTCCGTGAACTGGCCGGCTGGGCCGACGGGAACGCCCACGACGCGCTCGCGACCCTGTTCGGCGCCGCCGTCCTCGCGAGCGAGGACGAGGCCGACCGGATCGAGCCCTCTCACCTCGAGACGGCGCGGACCGACGTGCCCGACGACGGCGTTCACGTCGCTCGAGCGCTCGCACTTTCGGCCACTCGACAACGGGTGTTGCTCGCGCTCGTCGATCTCGATCCGAGTGACCGCCCGATCCGCGAGCTAGCGAGCGCTATCGCCGCCCGATCGTCCCTAACCGCCGGCACGGTCACGCGATTTCTCTACGAGCTCGCGGATCGAGGCGTCATCGAACGGGTTCAGCTGTCGTCCCCCGGTCACAACAGCGGGCGGCAACCCAGCACGGTCGAACCGCGGTACCCCACGGTCGCGTTCCGATCGCTGACGGCGGTCTCGCTCGACGACGCTCCGTGA
- a CDS encoding anaerobic glycerol-3-phosphate dehydrogenase subunit C, with amino-acid sequence MSDAERPTDDSVPGDDEFEPIQVFPEAEEMDLRPGADDCYKCSTCDTNCPVAEVDDEFPGPKFQGPEQWRLKRQDDHDIDDSVMKCSNCMRCDSACPSDVPLSQMHNTARGEYVEEQMDKFSREYVRNRVLANYRRLAPLGSMFPRTTNFVMGLSATQWLGEKLLGITGERELPEFATETFREWWTARGGAQVQSDEKRIAYFHGCYANYNTPEVAKALVRVYEHFGYEIMVPDQHCSGTPMFANGMLEDARRSAETNVRELAAALADGADVVASCSSCSMSIRQEYPELFDFEGTEDVAENTWDAVEYLRVHEDLEGELEGTSIDGSLADSNFAYHAPCHARNQGLDGQTVEVLAAIDGVDAHDVGDSCSGISGTYGWKAENYETSMKIGSEMFDHMEDADAETGLTECPTCSMQMEHGTGYEITHTLEVLEAALVGTATEADAQ; translated from the coding sequence ATGAGTGACGCAGAACGGCCGACCGACGATAGCGTACCGGGCGACGACGAGTTCGAGCCGATTCAGGTGTTCCCCGAGGCCGAGGAGATGGACCTCCGGCCGGGTGCGGACGACTGCTACAAGTGCTCGACCTGCGATACGAACTGTCCCGTCGCCGAGGTGGACGACGAGTTCCCCGGGCCGAAGTTCCAGGGCCCCGAGCAGTGGCGGCTCAAGCGCCAGGACGATCACGACATCGACGACTCGGTGATGAAGTGCTCGAACTGCATGCGCTGTGACAGCGCCTGCCCGTCGGACGTTCCCCTCTCGCAGATGCACAACACCGCTCGAGGGGAGTACGTCGAGGAACAGATGGACAAATTCTCGCGAGAGTACGTTCGGAATCGGGTCCTCGCGAACTACCGCCGACTCGCCCCGCTCGGGTCGATGTTCCCCCGGACGACGAATTTCGTGATGGGGCTCTCCGCGACGCAATGGCTCGGCGAGAAACTCCTCGGCATCACCGGCGAGCGAGAGTTGCCGGAGTTCGCGACGGAGACGTTTCGGGAGTGGTGGACAGCGAGGGGAGGTGCACAGGTTCAGAGCGACGAGAAGCGCATCGCTTACTTCCACGGCTGCTACGCGAACTACAACACGCCAGAGGTAGCCAAGGCCCTCGTGCGAGTCTACGAACACTTCGGCTACGAGATCATGGTTCCCGACCAGCACTGTTCGGGGACGCCGATGTTCGCCAACGGGATGCTCGAGGATGCGCGCCGGTCGGCCGAGACGAACGTCCGGGAGCTCGCCGCGGCGCTCGCGGACGGCGCGGATGTCGTCGCCTCCTGCAGTTCGTGTTCGATGTCGATCCGACAGGAGTACCCCGAACTGTTCGACTTCGAGGGGACCGAGGACGTCGCCGAAAACACCTGGGACGCCGTCGAGTACCTCCGGGTTCACGAGGACCTCGAGGGCGAACTGGAGGGGACGTCGATCGACGGGTCGCTCGCGGATTCGAACTTCGCCTACCACGCGCCGTGTCACGCGCGGAATCAGGGCCTCGACGGGCAGACGGTGGAGGTGCTGGCAGCGATCGACGGCGTCGACGCCCACGACGTCGGCGACTCCTGTTCGGGGATCTCCGGGACGTACGGCTGGAAGGCCGAGAATTACGAAACATCCATGAAAATCGGATCGGAAATGTTCGACCACATGGAAGACGCGGACGCGGAAACGGGACTCACGGAGTGTCCGACCTGCTCGATGCAGATGGAACACGGGACCGGCTACGAGATCACCCACACGCTCGAGGTGCTCGAGGCGGCGCTGGTCGGAACCGCGACGGAGGCAGACGCGCAGTAA
- the glpB gene encoding glycerol-3-phosphate dehydrogenase subunit GlpB — MAIEDDVLVIGGGLAGTTAALAATERDEDVQVRLVSSKQSTLRHASGLIDVLGYTPTGDGPLVDPFDALEELPDGHPYERVGSEAVRDALEFFDDIAGDAYSGAHTDANALVPTHGGTVKPTARYPVSTAAGLASDDRDALLVGFETLPDFEAPLAASHLEAAGVPFEARGVTVRFPGIARDDAKITRYAHLLDHDESVATTAGETTAREALAETVRSHLEGESRVGFPAILGDERADAVRADLADRLGVDVFEVPMGPPSLPGMRLEDLLYDALEERGVRVTTGVPVVDYETDGDGTTATGSERIDRVIVDRHGAEVPHRADQYVLATGGLVGKGVESERERVFEPIFDCHVPHAADRYDWFVDDVFGDQPYARFGLPVDRDLRPLDAADKPEFSNLRAAGAVLGGYDFAAEKSGAGVSLATGYVAGRRAASEGER; from the coding sequence ATGGCGATCGAGGACGACGTCCTCGTCATCGGCGGCGGACTCGCCGGGACGACCGCTGCGCTCGCCGCGACAGAGCGCGACGAAGACGTGCAAGTTCGGCTGGTTTCGTCCAAGCAGAGCACGCTCCGGCACGCCAGCGGGTTGATCGACGTTCTCGGATACACGCCGACGGGCGACGGCCCGCTCGTGGACCCGTTCGACGCGCTTGAAGAACTCCCCGACGGACACCCCTACGAGCGCGTCGGAAGCGAGGCGGTTCGCGATGCGCTCGAGTTCTTCGACGATATCGCGGGCGACGCCTACAGCGGGGCCCACACCGACGCGAACGCGCTCGTCCCGACCCACGGTGGCACGGTCAAGCCGACCGCCAGGTATCCGGTTTCGACCGCCGCCGGCCTCGCGAGCGACGATCGCGACGCCCTGCTCGTGGGCTTCGAGACGCTGCCGGACTTCGAAGCGCCGCTGGCAGCGTCCCACCTCGAGGCGGCGGGCGTCCCCTTCGAGGCCCGCGGGGTCACGGTTCGGTTCCCCGGCATCGCTCGAGACGACGCGAAAATCACGCGGTACGCGCACCTGCTCGACCACGACGAGTCCGTGGCGACGACGGCCGGTGAGACGACCGCTCGCGAGGCGCTCGCCGAGACCGTTCGATCCCACCTCGAGGGCGAGTCCCGCGTCGGCTTCCCCGCGATCCTCGGCGACGAGCGGGCCGACGCGGTCAGAGCCGACCTCGCGGACCGCCTCGGCGTCGACGTCTTCGAGGTTCCGATGGGGCCGCCCAGCCTGCCCGGGATGCGACTCGAGGATCTCCTGTACGACGCGCTCGAGGAGCGGGGCGTCCGGGTGACGACGGGGGTCCCCGTGGTCGACTACGAGACCGACGGTGATGGGACGACCGCGACCGGTTCCGAGCGGATCGATCGTGTCATCGTCGACCGCCACGGAGCCGAGGTCCCCCACCGAGCCGATCAGTACGTGCTCGCGACGGGCGGACTCGTCGGCAAGGGCGTCGAGTCCGAGCGCGAACGGGTGTTCGAACCGATCTTCGACTGCCACGTCCCGCACGCGGCGGACCGCTACGACTGGTTCGTCGACGACGTCTTCGGCGACCAGCCCTACGCGCGGTTCGGGCTGCCGGTCGACCGCGACCTCCGCCCGCTCGACGCTGCCGACAAGCCCGAGTTTTCGAACCTCCGGGCGGCGGGTGCGGTGCTGGGCGGCTACGACTTCGCGGCGGAGAAATCGGGCGCCGGCGTCTCGCTCGCGACGGGCTACGTCGCGGGCCGACGCGCCGCCTCGGAGGGCGAACGGTGA
- the glpA gene encoding anaerobic glycerol-3-phosphate dehydrogenase subunit GlpA: MVTDTEVLVLGGGSTGCGIARDLARRGLEVTLVERGTLTDGTTGRMHGLLHSGGRYAVSDRASARECIEENEVLREIAGHCVEETGGLFVQRPEDSDDYFREKLEGCRDCGIPARVLSGAEAREVEPHLADDIERAIEVPDGAVDPFRLCVANAIDAEAHGARIETHAEVVNLLRDGDDIYGVEVRHEAGTGKRTHATPGTTEEITADYVVNATGAWAGQIGAMADLEIEVRPSKGVMTIMNVRQVDTVINRCRPKGDADIVVPHETTAILGTTDEEVSDPDDYPESGWEVDRMIDTLSELVPILEEARTVRSFWGVRPLYEPPGTGTEDPTDITRDFFLLDHADRDGVSGMSSIVGGKFTTYRAMAEEISDHVCEKVGVNAACTTAEEPLPGSENIQTLEAGMDDFGLRSPVARRSKQRLGSRARDVLETDEPNPVICQCEGVTRAEIQDAISQSGSDLNAVRIRTRASMGNCQGGFCCQNMANELHPEHDEETVREALDELFQERWKGERHALWGEQLSQAMLNYALHATTMNRDRDPASADAETAAIDFAAFDGGRTEGERADGSRGVR; this comes from the coding sequence ATGGTAACCGATACGGAGGTCCTCGTTCTCGGCGGCGGCTCGACCGGCTGCGGTATCGCTCGCGATCTGGCGCGCCGCGGCCTCGAGGTGACGCTCGTCGAGCGAGGGACCCTCACAGACGGAACGACCGGCCGGATGCACGGCCTGCTGCACAGCGGCGGGCGGTACGCGGTGTCCGACCGGGCCAGCGCGCGGGAGTGTATCGAGGAGAACGAGGTGCTCCGCGAGATCGCGGGCCACTGCGTGGAGGAGACCGGCGGGCTGTTCGTCCAGCGCCCCGAGGATTCGGACGACTACTTCCGCGAGAAACTCGAGGGCTGTCGTGACTGTGGGATCCCCGCCCGCGTGCTCTCGGGTGCGGAAGCCCGCGAAGTCGAACCGCACCTCGCGGACGATATCGAGCGAGCGATCGAGGTCCCCGACGGCGCGGTCGACCCGTTCCGGCTCTGCGTCGCGAACGCGATCGACGCCGAGGCCCACGGCGCGCGGATCGAGACCCACGCAGAAGTGGTGAACCTCTTGCGCGATGGCGACGACATCTACGGCGTCGAGGTGCGCCACGAGGCGGGAACGGGGAAGCGCACGCACGCGACGCCCGGGACGACCGAGGAGATCACCGCCGACTACGTCGTCAACGCGACCGGCGCGTGGGCCGGCCAGATCGGCGCGATGGCGGATCTCGAGATCGAGGTCCGCCCCTCGAAGGGCGTCATGACGATCATGAACGTCCGGCAGGTCGACACGGTGATCAACCGTTGTCGGCCGAAGGGCGACGCCGACATCGTCGTGCCACACGAGACGACGGCCATCCTCGGGACGACCGACGAGGAGGTCTCGGATCCGGACGACTATCCGGAATCGGGATGGGAGGTCGACCGGATGATCGACACCCTCTCGGAACTCGTCCCGATCCTCGAGGAGGCACGGACCGTCCGCTCGTTCTGGGGCGTCCGACCGCTGTACGAGCCGCCGGGAACCGGTACCGAGGACCCGACCGACATCACGCGGGACTTCTTCTTGCTCGACCACGCAGACCGCGACGGCGTCTCGGGAATGTCGAGCATCGTCGGCGGCAAGTTCACCACTTACCGGGCGATGGCCGAGGAGATTTCCGACCACGTCTGCGAGAAGGTAGGGGTGAACGCCGCCTGTACGACCGCCGAGGAACCCCTGCCTGGCAGCGAGAACATCCAGACGCTCGAGGCCGGCATGGACGACTTCGGGCTGCGCTCTCCGGTGGCCCGCCGGAGCAAGCAACGGTTGGGAAGCCGGGCGCGCGACGTGCTCGAGACGGACGAGCCGAACCCGGTGATCTGCCAGTGCGAGGGGGTAACGCGCGCGGAAATCCAAGACGCGATCTCGCAGTCGGGCTCGGATCTGAACGCGGTTCGGATCCGGACGCGCGCTTCGATGGGGAACTGTCAGGGCGGCTTCTGCTGTCAGAACATGGCGAACGAACTCCACCCCGAACACGACGAGGAGACGGTCCGCGAGGCGCTGGACGAACTTTTTCAGGAGCGGTGGAAGGGAGAACGGCACGCGCTGTGGGGCGAACAGCTCTCGCAGGCCATGCTCAACTACGCGCTGCACGCGACGACGATGAACCGGGACCGCGATCCCGCGAGCGCGGACGCGGAAACGGCGGCGATCGATTTCGCGGCCTTCGACGGCGGTCGGACCGAGGGGGAGCGGGCCGACGGCTCACGGGGGGTCCGATAG